DNA from Brassica napus cultivar Da-Ae chromosome C4, Da-Ae, whole genome shotgun sequence:
aaaattactaaaaatcaaCGAAGtcttggaaaaaaaagaaagataatttATGGCCAAACATTTCGTCAAATCGTCAAAAGTGGCCAAACATTACAACTATGCATGCCGTGCGGCCGTGCCCCCTATAGTTGAATAACATAACTACAAGTCTCATACTGATCATTATATCTATCTAGTTattattctttatctttcactAACCATTATATATCATTCTATctaattctttttgaaaaaggCAGTATAAACTAACCTACTATCACATTATCGGACGTACGAAAAACTTACAACTATGTATGCCGTGTCCCCATACGTTTCCTTAGAAAACTTAAAACTTATTATTGTAAAACATGTTTTGTAAAACTTTAGATATGTACTATTCTCATGAAAGTTCAAGGAACTTTTTAGTGTCTGCATTGAAGACAAATCGTctggaaaataaaaaagaagcaGGAAGCTTCTTAGAGCTGATGAAGACATCAATTATGGTGGAAGTCTCTAAGAAAATAATTAGGGGAATTAGAAAAGATGAGTTTCGAGAAGGTAGACAAGGTTCTTACCAAAAAGGTCAGAGATCACGGCAGGGGACAGGAAGCTTCTTTTCCCTCACACTCAGACAAAAGACATTCACAGAGTCAAATTCCATATAACAAATCGTAATATCTATTTTGCATGTCGCTGATGGATAAGATTTTTCAGATAAATTAATCAATGGTAACAGTTTGTCAAATGTCTACATTAAACGGATATCACTAATCCATATTGTAAGCAATTAACAAGAACATATTACATGGTTAACACTTAAGAGCACCATTGACGCAGTAGCTTAGGAGGGGTGCTTAGTGATTTTgggattaaaaaaaagaaaatagacaAAAGATGGAAGCGTCGGTGCTGTCCAAGCGTCGGTGCTTGATCACTTTTAGaacttaaaattattaaaagaagAATAAGCACCCCTAATTGAGTATTTGAGTTATGGTGCTCTAACACCACCCATCAATTAGTATATTTCGTAAATTGATGTTACATAATATTGAATGTCACCACGAGGCGGTAAACTATTGATAAAAAACACTTGGGTCAAGATGTTAATCTGTCGAATTCAAATCTTGTTATGAAATTTGTTTGGCCAGTACATGAAATCATGTTTTAGTCTTTAGTTAGAAAGCatgattgaattattttttcgGTATCAAATCTCTAGAGAGTTATTTGGATCTTGGTTCGGACAcctctaattatataaaaaaaaatttaatacccgtcttaaaattgattaaatcatttttcacAAAGTCTATATAACACGGAATGAAAATgctgaaattttaatattttttaaattttttaaaattttagttttgctgtactaatttttttttaaaattatgtaattttatgttACTTCCAATTTTTGTTGTATTTACCCATTTATAACTACATGAATATATATGGCGCAAAAACTAAATTCATAAAGGCCAAATGTTTTATATAGCCCACGTGAATCAGTCCACAGTATTGGTTAAGTCCGGTTTGGTTTTTAAGCCCACAGAATAAACCTCAATGCTACGTTTCTACCACTGGAGATTTCCGCCGTCCCTCGCCGCCGCGAGAATGCtctcatcaccaccaccaccaccaccaacacCTCACTCTCAACCTTCCATCTCCAGCGGCGTCTCAAATTCGATCTCAACCACTAAAAACTTCAAACCCAAGTTACTATCCACTCAATCCCAACTCCAGAACCTCTCTTCCTCTCCTCTAAAATCCACGGTGGCTTGTTCTAGCTCTGGACCTATCCGACAAAACATGACTACTGTCTCTCAATGCTTCTCAACCAAACAAGAACCTGTCGAGTCAGATAAAAGCTCACTCCTTGTGGTTTCATTCTACAAGTTCGCTGATTTTCCAGACCATGCTGATCTAAGAAAGCCCCTCAAGGATCTCTGCGAAGAATTggtataaactttaaaaaatagaaactttgttttacatttgatttttaaaaaatcgaaactttggCTTATATTTgattcaaaaatcaaaactttggcttaaatttgatcaaaaaatcgaaactttagcttatatttgatttaaaaaacgAAACTTTGGCttatatttgatattaaaagCGAAACTTTAgcttatatttgatttaaaaatcgAGACTTTGGCtgatatttgatttaaaagtcgaaactttggtttatatttgatttaaaaatcgaaattttggttttatatgAGGTAGTAATATAGAATATGGATGTTCAGTGTGTTTCAGGTGGAATCATACTAGCACCAGAAGGAATCAACGGAAGTATCTGTGGGAGCCGTGAATCAGTGGAGAGAGTGTTGGCGTTTATACAGAGTGATGTCCGTTTGAGTGGTCTGAGGCAAGTGGAGACGCCAGTGAGTCCTGAACAAGAAGCAATACACCATGGACATAGCAGTGGCTCTCCACTTGCGGCTGGTGAGGATGCTCCGTTTAGATGGGATCACGTTAGGGTCAAACTCAAGAAAGaggtacactctcgtgtttttGAAAGTTTGTAGAGTGTAGAGTGTAGGGTTTGTTGATTGTTGAAGATAGCTCTGGGCATTCAGTTATtgtttcggttccggttcggttttaGAAGTTTATGATCCGTttgaatatttagaaaatttggttCAATTTCAGTTCGACtattttggttttcagttcGGGTAACAAAGTTGGGAACCTCTAATATCTGCGGTAATTTCAGATCCCATGTCCCggttttttggttaatttgggtTAAAAATCAGAAAGTTGCCTTTTTCAGattaaatatcattttttttggggttttagataaaaaaaaattggatatttttaaatatttcggATATTGACAAGTGTTGTTCTGGTTCCTGTTCGGTTCCGGTTTCAAGagttgtgttttcttttgtaatGTTTTTATGTAGATTGTCACGCTTGGAATGCCGAGTGTCTCGCCTATTGAAAGAGTTGGAACATATGTGAGCCCTGAGGAATGGAATGAACTGATCAGTGATCCGGAAACTGTGAGAACTCTTTTTGAATGCAAGATTCATTTTATGCATAGAGAAGAAAGAGTGTTTATGCATATGTTAGAAGATGTGTTTCAGGTAGTGATTGATGTGAGGAACACCTATGAGACTAGGATTGGGAAGTTCAAAGGAGCTGTGGATCCATGCACCACAGCTTTCAGGCATTTCCCATCTTGGGTTGAGGATCAGTTTGCATTGAAGCAAGAAGGCAATGAAACGCAAGCAAAGGTGgagaaaaatgaagaagagaaagCTGAGAAACCGAAGGGGCTGCCACGGATTGCTATGTACTGCACTGGAGGAATCAGATGTGAGAAAGCTTCAAGCTTTCTTCTTAGCCAAGGCTTCGAAGAGGTAAACTATACACAAATGCAATGTCAAAAAATCGCTAGGAATGCTTTAAAATTATTGAGCGTTTcaaccgatttttttttttttaaattgtttcatTAGGTCCGATTTGCTgactagaccgatttttagaatattCATTGACTTTTTGAGATTTAGAGCTTGAACATTTTTGTGATCAGGTGTATCATCTGAAAGGTGGGATACTGAAGTACCTAGAGCAAGTCCCCAAAACAGAGAGCTTGTGGGAAGGAGAATGCTTTGTGTTTGACAAACGTGTGTCAGTGGAACATGGTTTAGCACAAGGAACACATAAACTCTGCTATGGATGCAAGCAGCCTATAAGTGATGAAGACATGGAAGCTCCAGAGTATGAGTCTGGAGTCTCTTGTCCTTACTGTTACTCTGAGAAGTccgaagaggagaaagaaagaGCAAGAGCAAGGCAGATTCAGTTTGAGGAATGGGGTGTAATTGGTGGTCCGGATAAAGGTCGTAGGCCTGCTACTAAACCGGATAGTCCAAGAAAGAGCAGTGCCAAGTTTGGTTCTTCAATATAGATTTTGATGTTAAGAAAGACTATCTGAAAGATTTTGTGGTCTCCTCCATAATTTATAAAACCATTGTTATATTTGAGTGGCTTAAACGCTAATCATCAAGGAAATGGAATTGTGTTTTAAGTTTTCTGATGATATTCATTTCTTTTGGAGTCAATTTGAAGAAGAACGACATAACAGTACAACGGCAAGTTGTTCAAGTTGTTTCTTGTAATCCGGCAGCAAGTGTAAAAACAGTAAAACGGCACGCTGTGCATGTTTTCACACGTGGAACGGCATGAAGTGTGAGAATCTCTTTTAATGTCGACGACTAAGATGGCGTCGCGTCCTCGTTGAAGGATCGTTTCTGGGGATTTGATTGATAgctaaggagagagagagagagagagagagagagagatcgaagCGGTGATGACAGGAGGAGTGCTCAAGCTCGTGAAGCCAAAGATCCAATCTGCGGATATCCAAGCCGCCGCAGGATGGGGTATCGCCGCCGCAGCCGGCGCCATCTGGGTCGTCCAAGTAAGTCAATTTCGATCTCCGGCGGTAGATTTTTCGAATTGGGTTTCACGAATTAGCTTATGAAATGGAAGAAAGATGATTGATTGATGATGATTGATGAATATTTTCAAAGTTTTGCACTTTCATCAATCTCGTTAGACCTTAAAGGCTGAAACTTTATCGGCGCCAATATAAGCTGCGTCGTTGCATTTACATATAATCTCAATTTCATTAAGGGTTTGATTCAGTTTTGTGTTAGTATACTCGAATTGATGATCAAGCTTCTTCATTTCTAGGGTCTTTTTAGCTTCTCTTGTTATTTGATTCAATTGGTTACATCATTAGTGATTTAGGATCTGTGATTGGTGTTATGAAGAGATTAGTGCCTTGAGATTAATTGACCTTTTTCTCTAATGTTTCCCTTCGTTTTGTTTTGCATCTCTGACATGAATCTTTATCATACACAGCCATTTGATTGGATTAAGAAGACATTCATTGATAAACCAGCAGCTGAAGACAAGTGAGTGATCAAGATCCAAGACAAagtgagagatttttttttttcttccagttTTCAAGTTTGTTATTGCATCTTTGCGATGTAGCTGAATAAATTTTTGGTTCTGTTCTGGGGACTTCTTGTTTCATGACTTCATTGTAGACATTCTGTTTTCTCGAATGTTATAACACAAAGAAGCACATTCCAAATTCTCAGCAAAGAGTACACATTTGGCTTTTTTATCATATGTTGTTATTTTCATATGAAAGTGTATATACAGATCAAGAAGACCCTTTCCAAATTTCAACCTCATGTTACtctaattcatatatatacatagatgAAGCTTTCCTAATGCAGCAAATGTTTGTTGCAATACAAAAAATCTTGAAAAAAACTCCCATCCCATCACCTTGCCTAAGCCTTAATCTAAAAGTTTGAGGTTAAAAGTAATCCATAATGAATGCAGACAACACTAACGAGAAGCAGTGTATCTTTGGACTACTTCTCTATACAGACAACAAGATGCTCCAACAACCACCAAATCTTCTCTGCA
Protein-coding regions in this window:
- the LOC106391617 gene encoding rhodanese-like domain-containing protein 7 — its product is MLRFYHWRFPPSLAAARMLSSPPPPPPTPHSQPSISSGVSNSISTTKNFKPKLLSTQSQLQNLSSSPLKSTVACSSSGPIRQNMTTVSQCFSTKQEPVESDKSSLLVVSFYKFADFPDHADLRKPLKDLCEELCVSGGIILAPEGINGSICGSRESVERVLAFIQSDVRLSGLRQVETPVSPEQEAIHHGHSSGSPLAAGEDAPFRWDHVRVKLKKEIVTLGMPSVSPIERVGTYVSPEEWNELISDPETVVIDVRNTYETRIGKFKGAVDPCTTAFRHFPSWVEDQFALKQEGNETQAKVEKNEEEKAEKPKGLPRIAMYCTGGIRCEKASSFLLSQGFEEVYHLKGGILKYLEQVPKTESLWEGECFVFDKRVSVEHGLAQGTHKLCYGCKQPISDEDMEAPEYESGVSCPYCYSEKSEEEKERARARQIQFEEWGVIGGPDKGRRPATKPDSPRKSSAKFGSSI